One segment of Solanum lycopersicum chromosome 1, SLM_r2.1 DNA contains the following:
- the SMO3 gene encoding sterol methyl oxidase 3: MLPFESIEEASMSLGRNLTYGETLWFNYTANKSDFYLYCHNTIFLIIFYTLVPLPMVMIELLRSKKFEIYKIQPKTTFTLSEMMECYRKVLITFVFAVGPLQLFSYPIIEWVGIRTSLPLPSASEVFWQLVVYFLVEDYANYWLHRMLHHYKWGYDKIHRVHHEYVAPISFAAPYAHWAEIIILGLASFLGPLLVPCHMFTFLLWFVLRQIEAIETHSGYEFPWSPSKYIPFYGGAIYHDYHHFVGESCHSNFASVFTYCDYIYGTDKGYRYQKEVFEKRREKLKMEEKVNGSAPVFKSE; this comes from the exons atgttgCCTTTTGAGAGTATTGAAGAGGCTTCTATGTCTCTAGGGAGAAATTTGACATACGGAGAGACATTATGGTTCAATTACACTGCAAATAAATCAGATTTCTATCTCTATTGCCATAACACAAtctttttgatcattttctacACTTTGGTCCCTTTACCAATGGTTATGATTGAGCTATTAAGGtccaaaaagtttgaaatttacaAGATTCAACCCAAAACTACATTTACTTTATCTGAAATGATGGAATGTTACAGAAAAGTCCTCATCACTTTTGTATTTGCTGTTGGTCCTCTACAACTTTTTTCTTATCCCATCATTGAG TGGGTTGGAATAAGGACAAGTTTACCCCTGCCATCAGCTTCAGAAGTATTTTGGCAATTAGTTGTGTATTTTTTAGTTGAAGATTATGCAAATTATTGGCTTCACAGAATGCTCCATCACTACAAATGGGGTTATGACAAAATCCACAGAGTTCATCATGAATATGTGGCCCCAATTAGTTTTGCAGCACCTTATGCCCACTGGGctgaaattattatattggGCTTAGCTTCTTTTCTTGGCCCACTTTTGGTTCCTTGTCACATGTTTACATTTTTGCTTTGGTTTGTCTTGAGACAAATTGAAGCAATTGAGACTCACAGCGG GTATGAATTTCCATGGAGCCCATCAAAGTATATACCATTTTATGGTGGAGCTATATACCATGATTATCATCACTTTGTTGGGGAAAGTTGTCACAGTAACTTTGCTTCAGTTTTCACTTACTGTGATTACATCTATGGAACTGACAAG GGATATCGATACCAGAAGGAAGTCTTCGAAAAG AGAAGAGAGAAATTGAAAATGGAGGAGAAGGTTAATGGATCAGCACCTGTTTTCAAATCTGAATAA